In the genome of Massilibacillus massiliensis, one region contains:
- a CDS encoding PTS system mannose/fructose/N-acetylgalactosamine-transporter subunit IIB — translation MLNIVLARIDDRLIHGQVVTAWSKITKANRIIVVDDEVAQDDFMVKILKMAAPNAFKIGIHTIADASNILKEEDHGERVIILVKTPKTVETLIENGVEIKRLNLGGIGAIQGRKQLYRNISISEDEKACFKRLLDIGVQVYVQIVPDSSPIDIKTLI, via the coding sequence ATGTTAAATATCGTATTAGCAAGAATTGATGATCGATTAATTCATGGTCAAGTTGTTACAGCTTGGTCGAAAATTACAAAGGCGAATAGAATCATTGTTGTGGATGATGAAGTAGCGCAAGATGATTTCATGGTAAAAATATTAAAAATGGCAGCGCCAAATGCATTTAAAATTGGAATTCACACGATTGCTGATGCAAGTAATATTTTAAAGGAAGAAGATCATGGGGAACGTGTAATCATTCTGGTAAAAACCCCAAAAACGGTAGAAACGTTAATTGAAAATGGTGTCGAAATTAAACGGTTAAATTTGGGGGGGATTGGTGCAATTCAAGGGCGCAAGCAGTTGTATCGTAATATATCGATTTCTGAAGATGAGAAAGCTTGTTTTAAAAGATTATTAGATATTGGAGTTCAAGTTTATGTACAGATTGTACCGGATTCATCACCCATCGATATTAAAACGCTCATATAA
- a CDS encoding PTS sugar transporter subunit IIA, protein MISILVLTHEDFGTGMLKSASLIVGELKNCLSIGLNRGDDITAFGRKVQQEIEEIDAGDGVLVFVDLFGASPYNVMAIASAQIKNKFRCISGVSFPMLLEALTMRGTYGLDQLTEHCMEVGAEAIKELFTEIERM, encoded by the coding sequence ATGATTAGTATCTTAGTATTAACGCATGAAGATTTTGGTACAGGTATGTTAAAGAGTGCTTCTTTGATTGTCGGCGAGTTGAAAAATTGTTTGTCGATTGGTCTCAACCGTGGTGATGATATTACAGCCTTTGGTCGGAAAGTACAACAGGAAATTGAGGAAATAGATGCAGGAGATGGTGTTCTTGTATTTGTTGATCTGTTTGGGGCTAGTCCGTATAATGTGATGGCTATAGCAAGTGCACAAATCAAAAACAAATTCAGGTGCATTTCAGGGGTAAGTTTTCCTATGTTGTTGGAAGCCTTGACGATGCGTGGGACCTATGGATTGGATCAGTTAACAGAGCACTGTATGGAAGTTGGCGCTGAGGCAATTAAAGAGTTGTTCACGGAAATAGAACGCATGTGA
- a CDS encoding sigma-54-dependent transcriptional regulator gives MTLRYDSETSTNTETRKDKVFKFLFQATESLVKQIPTAERTIGFSANNIAKSLCLIRNNVSKELNILVKERQAIKITGKPVFYLAVSVLETTYHCRLESVIYKSFSDLKTSIMPEGLSEEPKISVISNRLIRSGIEDANKHQNQNKNFDSGVFENLIGAHDDLQVQIKQAKAAILYPPHGLHTLLIGPTGSGKTTFAGVMYRYAVQIGKLPVHAPYIIFNCADYAENKQLLLSHLFGHVRGAYTGADREKKGLVDQANGGILFLDEIHRLPPEGQEMLFSLIDRGSYRRLGETESVRSANVLIIAATTETPQAAVLSTFLRRIPLIINLPGVNDRPLKIRMLLICQFFREESMKIKVPLTVSKEVLKVLLIYKCQGNIGQLRNDIQLLCANAFIEYVTAKKGEIQIKLSQLTEQLREGFFAMDEKRKEIMQNFNLNDYGTITFSGNETSLKENLNDILLFDEYQIGEDFYEFILENAQKLYSEGRSIAEIKENINSKIQTRMHQTMTKARIHNVKIDQEILSKLATPDIVNIIEEEFGCALHLFGHSVDTKVIYGLALHMETLVERIRQGNITIYPDIVKLSNKYPEEYAVAKKIKSRIEKVLNMQIPDDETAFIAVFLHSMQVKECGMVQVLVMAHGNSTASNMVEVAKTLLGYDCIYALDMPMEAKVEDILQSAIELVQQIDQGNGVLFLVDMGSLTTFPEIITKRTGIATRMIRMVSTPMVIEAARKAMMPNMTLDKVEESVITMSTFIGERVKVEEDRSAIKFSDHELQLSIKPFSSRVVAMMENILVFLNVQKACKILEEIFHDIMKTYHQEIDDTISLKFFFHCACMLERVIRKEPLPYNNFDLIKQEKSELFQIVRERFTLAEEVFGVSIPDTELAYIVEMLLLHFNLNGTKK, from the coding sequence ATGACATTGCGATATGATAGTGAAACTTCAACAAATACGGAAACTAGGAAAGATAAAGTTTTTAAATTTTTGTTCCAAGCAACGGAATCTTTGGTAAAGCAAATTCCTACAGCGGAAAGAACAATTGGATTTTCAGCAAACAATATCGCCAAATCTCTCTGCTTGATTCGAAATAATGTAAGCAAAGAATTAAATATATTAGTTAAAGAGAGACAAGCGATCAAAATAACAGGAAAACCAGTATTTTATCTGGCGGTTTCAGTATTAGAAACAACGTATCATTGTCGTTTAGAATCTGTAATATATAAAAGTTTTTCTGATCTAAAAACTTCAATTATGCCAGAAGGGTTGAGCGAAGAGCCGAAGATTAGTGTTATCTCGAATCGCTTGATTCGTAGTGGGATAGAAGATGCAAATAAGCACCAGAATCAAAATAAAAATTTTGATTCTGGTGTTTTTGAAAATCTTATTGGAGCGCATGATGATTTACAAGTACAAATAAAGCAAGCAAAGGCGGCAATCCTATATCCACCACATGGTTTACATACCTTGCTCATTGGGCCTACCGGAAGTGGAAAAACAACATTTGCCGGTGTTATGTACCGTTATGCTGTGCAGATTGGTAAGCTGCCAGTGCATGCACCATACATTATTTTTAATTGCGCAGATTATGCGGAAAATAAGCAGCTGTTGCTTTCACACTTGTTCGGACATGTAAGAGGTGCTTATACTGGTGCGGATCGAGAAAAAAAGGGACTGGTTGATCAGGCCAATGGTGGAATTTTATTTTTAGATGAGATTCATCGATTGCCACCGGAAGGCCAAGAAATGTTATTTTCCTTAATTGACCGTGGGTCATATCGAAGATTAGGTGAAACGGAGAGTGTTCGCTCAGCAAATGTATTGATTATTGCAGCTACGACGGAAACTCCGCAAGCAGCTGTATTGAGCACTTTTTTACGACGCATCCCGCTTATTATTAATCTTCCAGGGGTAAATGATCGCCCCTTAAAAATAAGAATGCTGTTAATTTGTCAATTTTTTCGTGAAGAATCTATGAAAATAAAAGTTCCTTTGACAGTATCAAAAGAAGTATTAAAAGTTTTATTAATTTATAAATGTCAAGGAAATATCGGACAATTGCGTAATGATATTCAATTGCTTTGTGCGAATGCTTTTATTGAATATGTTACAGCAAAAAAAGGTGAAATACAGATTAAATTATCTCAACTGACCGAACAACTTAGAGAAGGCTTTTTCGCAATGGATGAAAAACGCAAAGAAATCATGCAGAATTTTAATTTAAATGATTATGGGACAATTACCTTTAGTGGAAATGAAACTAGCTTAAAGGAAAATTTAAACGATATATTACTGTTTGATGAATATCAAATTGGTGAAGATTTTTATGAATTTATTTTAGAAAATGCCCAAAAATTGTATAGCGAAGGTCGTTCAATTGCGGAAATAAAAGAAAATATCAATTCTAAGATACAAACGCGTATGCATCAAACAATGACAAAAGCAAGGATTCATAATGTAAAAATAGATCAAGAAATACTATCTAAGCTCGCTACGCCTGATATTGTGAATATTATAGAAGAGGAATTTGGCTGTGCTCTGCACTTATTTGGACATAGCGTTGATACAAAGGTTATTTATGGTTTAGCATTGCATATGGAAACTTTAGTTGAACGTATTAGGCAAGGAAATATTACAATCTATCCGGATATCGTTAAGTTGAGTAACAAATATCCTGAGGAATATGCTGTTGCAAAAAAAATTAAATCAAGAATTGAAAAAGTATTAAACATGCAAATTCCGGATGATGAAACGGCGTTCATTGCAGTATTTCTTCATTCCATGCAGGTCAAAGAGTGTGGAATGGTGCAAGTACTTGTTATGGCACATGGAAATTCTACTGCAAGTAATATGGTGGAAGTTGCTAAAACGTTATTAGGGTATGATTGCATTTATGCACTAGATATGCCTATGGAAGCGAAAGTTGAAGATATACTGCAATCGGCGATTGAACTTGTGCAGCAGATTGACCAAGGAAATGGTGTTTTATTTCTGGTAGATATGGGATCATTGACGACTTTTCCTGAAATTATTACAAAACGAACAGGCATTGCAACGCGTATGATTCGTATGGTGAGTACCCCGATGGTAATAGAAGCAGCAAGAAAGGCTATGATGCCGAATATGACATTGGATAAGGTTGAAGAGAGTGTTATTACAATGAGTACATTTATTGGTGAACGTGTTAAGGTAGAAGAAGATCGTTCAGCCATAAAATTTAGTGATCATGAGCTTCAGCTGTCTATAAAACCTTTTTCAAGCCGTGTGGTCGCAATGATGGAAAATATTCTTGTGTTTTTAAATGTTCAAAAGGCTTGCAAGATATTAGAAGAAATCTTTCATGATATTATGAAAACGTATCATCAAGAAATAGACGATACCATCAGCTTAAAATTCTTTTTTCACTGTGCTTGCATGTTAGAACGTGTTATTCGAAAAGAACCGCTTCCATACAATAATTTTGATTTAATCAAGCAGGAAAAAAGTGAATTGTTTCAAATCGTTAGAGAACGTTTTACCTTAGCAGAAGAAGTATTTGGTGTTTCTATACCGGATACTGAACTTGCTTATATTGTAGAAATGCTGTTACTACATTTCAATTTAAATGGTACGAAAAAATAA